One window of Phycisphaeraceae bacterium genomic DNA carries:
- a CDS encoding SDR family oxidoreductase, producing the protein MSRTPAGNHSGSLSGRIAIVTGASAGIGEAIARDLHAHGASIVINARRAEKLEQLAKSLGSRVAIAPGDAAEDSTIAAMLDTARTTFGGGTREADLIVINAGRGLGGTVITSDISQWDEMIRTNILAAAKLIRASGQRLLKEQEGKQGEALLDRARDIIVLGSTVGRHVSPFSSMYGGTKFNVHGMVEGVRREIGPKGIRVSLIEPGFVVSEFQGVAGYDDAWLKGVWDRIGPVLKPEDVARTVSFIAQQPPAVHINDIMLRPTRQDYP; encoded by the coding sequence ATGAGCCGAACCCCAGCCGGAAATCACAGCGGAAGTCTCAGCGGCCGCATCGCAATCGTGACAGGCGCCTCCGCCGGCATCGGCGAGGCCATCGCCCGCGACCTGCACGCCCACGGTGCCTCCATCGTAATCAACGCCCGTCGCGCCGAGAAGCTTGAACAACTCGCCAAGTCCCTCGGCTCACGCGTCGCCATCGCCCCCGGCGATGCCGCGGAAGATTCCACCATCGCCGCCATGCTCGACACCGCCCGCACCACGTTCGGGGGCGGCACGCGCGAGGCTGACCTCATCGTCATCAACGCAGGGCGCGGCCTCGGCGGCACCGTCATCACCTCCGACATCTCCCAGTGGGACGAGATGATCCGGACGAACATCCTCGCCGCCGCGAAACTCATCCGCGCTTCGGGCCAGCGACTCCTGAAAGAACAAGAGGGCAAACAAGGCGAAGCCCTTCTCGACCGCGCCCGCGACATCATCGTCCTCGGCTCCACCGTCGGCCGCCACGTCTCGCCCTTCTCCTCCATGTACGGCGGCACCAAGTTCAACGTCCACGGCATGGTCGAGGGTGTCCGCCGCGAGATCGGCCCGAAGGGCATCCGCGTCTCCCTCATCGAGCCCGGCTTCGTCGTCTCAGAGTTCCAGGGTGTCGCCGGCTACGACGACGCGTGGCTCAAGGGCGTCTGGGACCGCATCGGCCCCGTCCTGAAGCCCGAAGATGTCGCCCGCACCGTCTCCTTCATCGCACAACAACCCCCCGCGGTCCACATCAACGACATCATGCTCCGGCCCACACGTCAGGACTATCCATGA
- a CDS encoding LysR family transcriptional regulator has product MELTPLRYFVAIARAGHITRAAISLGVTQPALSASIQRLESEVGAPLLHRTGKGVELTDAGRAFLTHAEEALRASDTATRAVREVMGLERGSIRIGGGATAVAYLLPPVVSALRKSHPGLRFFVREGGSTDVAKAVLSGELDLGIVTLPVAIPDADGLVRVPLVEDELRLIVPPGHRLAPKLSRPTTPRKRNVPAGEFRWNDLAGEPFVAFEAGTAVRAVVDRAASAAGVTLNVIMELRSIESIKSMVDAGIGIALVSRFALDNHAGFGCRDGRLSRSLALIRRRDRARSPAAEAFEKELLARVGKSARPQGAPRESRGRLH; this is encoded by the coding sequence GTGGAGCTCACGCCCCTCCGCTACTTCGTCGCCATCGCCCGCGCAGGGCACATCACCCGCGCTGCGATCTCACTCGGCGTCACCCAGCCCGCCCTCTCCGCATCCATCCAGCGCCTCGAATCCGAGGTCGGCGCACCCCTCCTCCATCGCACCGGCAAAGGCGTCGAACTCACCGATGCCGGACGCGCCTTCCTCACACACGCAGAAGAGGCCCTGCGTGCATCCGACACCGCCACCCGTGCCGTCCGCGAGGTCATGGGCCTCGAACGAGGCAGCATCCGCATCGGCGGCGGCGCAACCGCCGTCGCCTACCTCCTCCCCCCCGTCGTCTCCGCCCTGCGAAAGTCCCACCCGGGACTCCGTTTCTTCGTCCGCGAGGGCGGCTCAACCGACGTCGCCAAGGCCGTCCTCTCCGGCGAACTCGATCTCGGCATCGTCACCCTCCCCGTCGCCATCCCCGATGCCGACGGGCTCGTCCGCGTGCCGCTCGTCGAAGACGAGCTCCGCCTCATCGTCCCACCCGGCCACCGCCTCGCCCCGAAGCTCTCGAGGCCGACCACGCCGAGAAAGCGCAACGTCCCGGCCGGGGAGTTCCGCTGGAACGACCTCGCCGGAGAGCCCTTCGTCGCCTTCGAGGCCGGCACCGCCGTGCGGGCCGTCGTCGATCGCGCCGCCTCCGCCGCCGGCGTCACGCTCAACGTCATCATGGAACTCCGATCGATCGAATCCATCAAGTCGATGGTCGATGCGGGCATCGGCATCGCCCTCGTCAGCCGCTTCGCGCTCGACAACCATGCGGGATTCGGCTGCCGCGACGGACGCCTCTCACGCTCCCTCGCCCTGATCCGCCGACGCGACCGCGCCCGCAGCCCCGCCGCAGAGGCCTTCGAAAAAGAACTCCTCGCCCGCGTGGGCAAGTCCGCGCGTCCACAAGGCGCACCTCGCGAGTCACGTGGTAGACTGCACTGA
- a CDS encoding peroxiredoxin has protein sequence MSIQLGDTAPDFTQQSTEGEITFHNWLGDSWGVLFSHPKNFTPVCTTELGAAAKLKPEFDKRNVKILGLSVDPLENHEAWSKDIEETQGAKLNFPLLADADKKVSNLYGMIHPNASDTMTVRSVFIIGPDKKVKLTITYPASTGRNFDEVLRVIDSLQLTAKHKVATPVNWKDGQDCIIVPAVTDEEANKLFPKGYKKLKPYLRTTPQPNK, from the coding sequence ATGTCCATCCAACTCGGCGACACCGCACCCGATTTCACACAGCAATCCACTGAAGGTGAGATCACGTTCCACAACTGGCTCGGCGATAGTTGGGGCGTGCTCTTCTCGCACCCCAAGAACTTCACGCCGGTGTGCACCACCGAGCTCGGCGCGGCCGCGAAACTCAAGCCCGAGTTCGACAAGCGGAACGTCAAGATCCTCGGACTCTCGGTCGATCCCCTGGAGAACCACGAGGCGTGGTCCAAGGACATCGAGGAGACGCAGGGCGCGAAGCTCAACTTCCCTCTGCTCGCCGATGCCGACAAGAAGGTCTCGAACCTCTACGGCATGATCCACCCGAACGCCAGCGACACCATGACCGTGCGCTCGGTCTTCATCATCGGTCCGGACAAGAAGGTCAAGCTCACCATCACCTATCCCGCCAGCACGGGCCGCAACTTCGATGAGGTGCTGCGCGTGATTGACTCACTCCAACTCACCGCCAAGCACAAGGTGGCGACACCCGTGAACTGGAAGGACGGACAGGACTGCATCATCGTCCCCGCCGTTACCGACGAAGAGGCCAACAAGCTCTTCCCCAAGGGCTACAAGAAGCTCAAGCCCTATCTGCGCACCACACCCCAGCCGAACAAGTGA
- a CDS encoding RNA polymerase sigma factor has translation MEHTDTAQHQKQNSPESSGTQTRLPQDASEAIPQLVKSHGDRIMGLALRLTRSRHEAEDLVQETFAQAFRKWGTFRGESDPGTWLYTIAVRLWRKKSRRSGRAPRSLTDLAPFKDATVADLTLAKPSTIDDIPAKREAITAMEHAIASLPDEFRLAIVLKDILELDTTDVAAALGIKPQTVKTRVHRARLLLRAKLMTRVPQRKAPAPIYEKQVCFDLLRAKLDAMDAGRGFPIGQSVVCERCRAVFAELDLTQNVCAALSTGAISTSLQNRLRAIAASPAKAPPSRKPARSR, from the coding sequence GTGGAGCACACCGATACCGCCCAACATCAGAAGCAGAACAGTCCCGAATCGTCCGGCACGCAGACGCGACTGCCGCAGGACGCATCCGAGGCAATCCCGCAACTCGTCAAGTCGCACGGTGATCGCATCATGGGGCTCGCCCTGCGTCTCACGCGATCTCGACACGAGGCCGAAGACCTCGTGCAAGAGACCTTCGCACAAGCATTCCGAAAGTGGGGGACCTTCCGAGGAGAGAGTGACCCCGGCACATGGCTCTACACCATCGCCGTGCGACTGTGGAGAAAGAAGTCCCGCCGATCAGGGCGCGCACCGCGATCCCTGACCGACTTGGCCCCCTTCAAGGACGCGACCGTCGCCGATCTCACGCTCGCAAAGCCCTCAACCATCGATGACATCCCCGCAAAGCGAGAGGCGATCACCGCGATGGAGCACGCCATCGCTTCACTCCCCGATGAGTTCCGTCTCGCGATCGTCCTCAAAGACATCCTTGAACTCGATACCACCGATGTCGCCGCCGCGCTCGGCATCAAGCCCCAGACCGTCAAGACACGCGTCCACCGCGCACGACTCCTCCTCCGCGCCAAACTCATGACCCGGGTGCCGCAACGGAAAGCCCCCGCGCCGATCTACGAGAAGCAGGTCTGCTTCGATCTCCTCCGGGCCAAACTCGACGCCATGGACGCGGGCCGCGGCTTCCCGATCGGACAGTCCGTCGTTTGCGAACGCTGCCGCGCCGTCTTCGCAGAACTCGATCTCACGCAGAACGTCTGTGCGGCTCTTTCAACCGGAGCGATCTCCACATCGCTCCAGAATCGTCTGAGAGCCATCGCCGCAAGCCCCGCGAAAGCCCCACCGTCACGCAAGCCCGCACGAAGCCGCTGA
- a CDS encoding O-methyltransferase, which translates to MSDSIEMTQQRWDRTAAYIRDVFAKTDARHAGIMERAVAAGMPPIDAGPETGRFLQVLATSLNAKLIIEVGTLAGYSAIWLARGLAPGLTARSPREGRIITIEASANHAAFAQQEIDAANLGSSITIRQGKGVEVLPVLLRELGHDAADLIFFDAQRSEYLTMLDTAHALLRRGGILAIDNALAAGRWTADPIPHGEQPDQMDLVNRALAADPRFRSTLVPVGNGVLIAVKI; encoded by the coding sequence ATGAGCGACTCGATCGAAATGACCCAGCAGCGCTGGGACCGCACCGCCGCCTACATCCGCGATGTCTTCGCCAAGACCGACGCCCGCCACGCCGGCATCATGGAACGCGCGGTCGCCGCGGGCATGCCCCCGATCGATGCCGGCCCCGAAACCGGCCGCTTCCTCCAGGTCCTCGCCACCTCCCTCAACGCCAAGCTCATCATCGAGGTCGGCACACTCGCCGGATACTCCGCGATCTGGCTCGCAAGAGGACTCGCCCCCGGCCTGACCGCTCGCAGCCCGCGCGAAGGGCGCATCATCACCATCGAGGCCTCCGCCAACCACGCCGCATTCGCGCAGCAGGAGATCGACGCCGCCAACCTCGGCTCCTCTATCACCATCCGCCAGGGCAAGGGCGTGGAGGTCCTCCCCGTGCTGCTCCGCGAACTCGGGCATGATGCCGCCGATCTCATCTTCTTCGATGCCCAGCGCAGCGAGTACCTCACCATGCTCGACACCGCGCACGCCCTCCTCCGGCGAGGCGGCATCCTCGCCATCGACAACGCCCTCGCCGCCGGGCGTTGGACCGCCGACCCCATCCCACACGGCGAGCAGCCCGATCAGATGGACCTCGTCAACCGCGCCCTCGCCGCCGATCCCCGCTTCCGCTCCACCCTCGTCCCCGTCGGCAACGGCGTGCTGATAGCCGTCAAGATCTGA
- a CDS encoding YeeE/YedE family protein, which produces MFDHAIADPKTLLMGIITGLVFGFLLHKGGVTRYNVIVNQFRFKDFTVLKTMLTAIVVGAIGIWGMKQAGMIEGLQVKGAALAMNGIGGAIFGVGMVVLGYCPGTALAALGSGSRDAGAGVIGMLFGASAYAEAFPWISARLDPIANFGKVTFADVLHVSPWLLIAVLAVFAIGLFVVLERIGRRTAPA; this is translated from the coding sequence ATGTTTGACCATGCGATTGCGGATCCGAAGACGCTGCTAATGGGCATCATCACGGGGCTTGTGTTCGGCTTCCTGCTGCACAAGGGAGGCGTGACGCGTTACAACGTCATCGTGAACCAGTTCAGGTTCAAGGACTTCACCGTCCTCAAGACCATGCTCACCGCGATCGTCGTCGGCGCGATCGGCATCTGGGGCATGAAGCAGGCCGGGATGATCGAAGGGCTCCAGGTCAAGGGCGCAGCCCTCGCGATGAACGGCATCGGCGGCGCGATCTTCGGCGTCGGCATGGTCGTTCTTGGCTACTGCCCCGGGACCGCGCTCGCTGCGCTCGGATCGGGCAGCCGCGATGCAGGCGCCGGTGTGATCGGCATGCTCTTCGGAGCCTCGGCGTACGCCGAGGCATTCCCGTGGATCTCCGCGCGACTGGACCCCATCGCCAACTTCGGCAAGGTCACGTTTGCTGACGTCCTGCACGTCTCGCCGTGGCTCCTGATCGCGGTCCTCGCTGTCTTCGCCATCGGGCTGTTCGTGGTGCTGGAGCGGATCGGGCGTCGGACCGCACCAGCCTGA
- a CDS encoding DUF1963 domain-containing protein, which produces MESLRDRIESTASKSVRLSHASPRSSDATRSFLGGPAAAPRSSSIPLGRDGPLSLLATIYLSEVPTTDAPRSLPEKGILQVWLDAAREAEEPSFGHSQEYLCVRYHKRESTPLIERESRNPREVPGVFPRGLRHFRRCTLRCSPALSFPVPSTLPLDHETEARYEALLQDIRPRVNHQMLGYSTPLQTTHLQRQAMCEERLRGISPSSRSRRAAKARERARLNADNWVLLLQLDSDRKAGWMWGDAGMLYLFIERSALRSQDFSNVQHVIECC; this is translated from the coding sequence TTGGAAAGTCTGAGAGATCGGATCGAGTCAACCGCGAGCAAGTCGGTCCGGCTCTCTCACGCCTCGCCCCGATCCTCTGACGCCACACGATCCTTCCTCGGCGGTCCCGCGGCTGCGCCCCGGTCGTCTTCCATCCCTCTCGGTCGCGACGGCCCTCTCTCCCTCCTTGCAACGATCTACCTCTCCGAGGTTCCGACCACGGACGCCCCTCGTTCTTTGCCAGAGAAAGGCATTCTTCAAGTCTGGCTCGACGCCGCAAGAGAGGCGGAGGAGCCGAGCTTCGGTCATTCCCAAGAGTACCTCTGTGTGCGATACCACAAGAGGGAGTCCACGCCGCTTATCGAGCGCGAGAGCCGTAACCCGCGTGAGGTGCCGGGCGTATTCCCGCGGGGCTTGCGCCACTTTCGGCGCTGTACCCTTCGATGCTCGCCGGCACTCTCCTTTCCTGTCCCGAGCACTCTGCCTCTGGACCATGAGACGGAGGCGCGGTACGAGGCACTGCTGCAGGACATCCGGCCCCGCGTGAACCACCAGATGCTCGGTTACTCCACTCCGCTTCAAACAACCCATCTCCAGCGGCAGGCGATGTGTGAGGAGCGACTGCGAGGCATCTCTCCGTCGTCCCGATCCAGGCGGGCAGCGAAGGCCCGCGAGCGGGCACGACTGAACGCCGACAACTGGGTCCTCCTGCTGCAACTCGACAGCGATCGCAAGGCGGGTTGGATGTGGGGCGACGCAGGCATGCTCTACCTCTTCATCGAGCGTTCCGCCCTCCGTTCGCAGGACTTCAGCAACGTTCAGCACGTCATCGAGTGCTGTTAG
- a CDS encoding YeeE/YedE family protein, which yields MPNLLQVSRWSPYAVGAGIGVLSWATFYFMNKALGTSTSFVGAAQCLIGSVAPEHAEANAYFVKEYGAKGGGFKPILDWQMALDIALIAGAFLAAWLARDFQGRAVPGVWAERFGPSRAKRYAAALIGGFILMFGARMAGGCTSGHGISGGLQLAVSSWTFFVSMFISGVVAAALMFGLGGRTATKGASHV from the coding sequence ATGCCGAATCTCCTGCAAGTCTCCCGGTGGTCCCCATACGCGGTCGGTGCCGGAATCGGCGTCCTGTCGTGGGCGACCTTCTACTTCATGAACAAGGCCCTCGGAACGAGCACCTCCTTCGTAGGTGCCGCACAATGCCTCATCGGCAGCGTCGCGCCCGAGCACGCCGAGGCCAACGCCTACTTCGTCAAGGAGTACGGGGCCAAGGGAGGCGGCTTCAAGCCCATCCTCGACTGGCAGATGGCGCTCGACATCGCCCTCATCGCAGGCGCATTCCTCGCTGCGTGGCTCGCGAGGGACTTCCAGGGCCGCGCGGTGCCCGGCGTGTGGGCCGAGCGTTTCGGACCCTCGCGAGCCAAGCGATACGCCGCGGCCCTCATCGGCGGCTTCATCCTCATGTTCGGCGCACGCATGGCCGGCGGCTGCACCTCCGGCCACGGCATCTCCGGCGGCCTGCAACTGGCCGTCTCCTCATGGACGTTCTTCGTCAGCATGTTCATCTCCGGCGTCGTCGCCGCCGCACTCATGTTCGGTCTCGGCGGGCGCACCGCCACGAAGGGGGCTTCCCATGTTTGA
- a CDS encoding acyl-CoA thioesterase, with translation MRSNPPSPISISLPVAWGEMDALGHVNNVVYFRYLECARVEFMRRCGMTDIRQPRGIGVILQHVQCRFRRPIVFPDTVTITARVTSIEADRFTLDHEIISAALDQVAALGTSTIVTYDYTANAKAPIPADLRRAIEAFMATGV, from the coding sequence ATGCGTTCAAATCCACCTTCCCCCATCTCCATCTCCCTCCCCGTCGCCTGGGGCGAGATGGATGCACTCGGCCACGTCAACAACGTCGTCTACTTCCGCTACCTCGAGTGCGCACGCGTTGAGTTCATGCGTCGCTGCGGCATGACCGACATCCGCCAGCCCCGCGGCATCGGCGTCATCCTCCAGCACGTCCAGTGCCGCTTCCGCCGCCCCATCGTCTTCCCCGACACCGTCACCATTACCGCACGCGTCACCTCTATCGAGGCCGACCGCTTCACGCTCGACCACGAGATCATCAGCGCGGCGCTTGACCAAGTTGCCGCCCTCGGCACCAGCACCATCGTCACCTACGACTACACGGCCAATGCCAAGGCCCCCATCCCCGCCGACCTCCGGCGCGCGATCGAGGCGTTCATGGCAACGGGTGTGTAG
- the acnA gene encoding aconitate hydratase AcnA, with protein sequence MATRPDPFKARQTLKTAHGTYTYFSLDALKKAGIGHVDKLPYSIKVLLESMLRNLDGFVVTADDVSGMANWNAKSPAKEEIPFMPGRVVLQDFTGVPCVVDLAAMRDAVKKLGGDPKAINPLVQCDLVIDHSVQVDAFASKVALTINSQKEFERNNERYEFLKWGQQSLSNFSVVPPATGIVHQVNLEYLAKGVLTKKDGADTVAFPDSCVGTDSHTTMENGLGVVGWGVGGIEAEAVMLGQPIYMLTPEVIGFRLKGKLPEGATATDLVLTVTQILRKKGVVDKFVEFFGDGIAALSVPDRATIANMAPEYGATMGFFPIDKVTVDYLRFTGRSEETVALVEAYCKANGMFWTPGSPEPEFTDVMELDLSTVQPSLAGPKRPQDRVLLKDVKTSWNKELTDSFGKKAPAESVNIGRWAAEGGNTAGKPVNTTAVPDADAGCTGVPVTMDGKSFNLHHGDVVIAAITSCTNTSNPDVMIAAGLVARKARALGLTRKPWVKTSLAPGSKVVTEYYNRANLTEDLEALGFHTVGYGCTTCIGNSGPLPTEIEAAIKQGDVVVASVLSGNRNFEGRVHSNVKANYLASPPLVVAYAIAGSVAIDLATEPLGTSKDGKPVYLKDIWPTHKEVQDLKAMCVTPEQFRSQYANVFTGNPQWNQVPVSKSDLYTWKASSSYIQNPPFFETLTAQPTPPKPIKGAKVLVYVGDSVTTDHISPAGDIAEASPAGDYLKSLGIPKPEFNSYGARRGNDRVMTRGTFANVRVKNKLTADGSGKPKEGGWTRDMSAKGGGVANGKIDWIYNASLNYKAEGTPLIVLAGKDYGMGSSRDWAAKGTLLLGVRAVISESFERIHRSNLVGMGVLPLCFMEGESASSHGLTGAETFDINLPVNAEGLVEPRCEVPITATRADGGKIQFTARCRIDTPVEAEYYRNGGVLQTVLRRLLNESNKPAMV encoded by the coding sequence ATGGCCACCCGCCCCGACCCCTTCAAGGCCCGCCAGACCCTCAAGACCGCCCACGGCACCTACACATACTTCTCGCTCGACGCCCTTAAGAAGGCCGGCATCGGCCACGTCGACAAGCTTCCTTACTCCATCAAGGTCCTGCTGGAGTCCATGCTCCGCAATCTCGACGGGTTCGTGGTCACGGCCGACGACGTCAGCGGCATGGCCAACTGGAACGCCAAGAGCCCCGCCAAAGAAGAAATCCCCTTCATGCCCGGCCGCGTCGTCCTCCAGGACTTCACCGGCGTGCCGTGCGTGGTTGACCTCGCCGCGATGCGCGACGCCGTGAAGAAACTCGGCGGCGACCCGAAGGCCATCAACCCCCTCGTCCAGTGCGACCTCGTCATCGACCACTCCGTGCAGGTCGACGCCTTCGCCTCGAAGGTCGCGCTCACCATCAACTCGCAGAAGGAGTTCGAGCGCAACAACGAGCGCTACGAGTTCCTGAAGTGGGGCCAGCAGTCCCTCAGCAACTTCAGTGTCGTCCCGCCCGCGACCGGCATCGTCCACCAGGTCAACCTTGAGTATCTCGCCAAGGGCGTGCTCACCAAGAAGGATGGTGCCGACACCGTCGCCTTCCCCGACTCCTGCGTCGGCACCGACAGCCACACCACCATGGAGAACGGGCTCGGCGTCGTCGGCTGGGGCGTCGGCGGCATCGAGGCCGAGGCCGTCATGCTCGGCCAGCCCATCTACATGCTGACGCCCGAGGTCATCGGCTTCCGCTTGAAGGGCAAGCTCCCCGAGGGCGCAACCGCCACCGACCTCGTCCTCACCGTCACGCAGATCCTCAGAAAGAAGGGCGTCGTCGACAAGTTCGTCGAGTTCTTCGGCGATGGCATCGCCGCCCTCTCCGTCCCCGATCGCGCCACCATCGCCAACATGGCGCCGGAGTACGGCGCGACGATGGGCTTCTTCCCCATCGACAAGGTCACCGTCGACTACCTCCGCTTCACCGGGCGCAGCGAAGAGACCGTCGCCCTCGTCGAGGCCTACTGCAAGGCCAACGGCATGTTCTGGACGCCCGGCTCTCCCGAGCCCGAGTTCACCGACGTGATGGAGCTCGACCTCTCCACCGTTCAGCCCTCCCTCGCAGGCCCCAAGCGCCCGCAGGACCGCGTCCTCCTGAAGGACGTCAAGACCTCCTGGAACAAGGAACTCACCGACTCCTTCGGCAAGAAGGCCCCGGCGGAGAGCGTGAACATCGGCCGCTGGGCTGCCGAAGGTGGCAACACCGCCGGCAAGCCCGTCAACACCACCGCCGTGCCCGATGCCGACGCGGGCTGCACCGGCGTCCCCGTCACCATGGATGGCAAGTCCTTCAACCTGCACCACGGCGACGTCGTCATCGCCGCCATCACCTCCTGCACGAACACGAGCAACCCCGACGTCATGATCGCAGCGGGCCTCGTCGCGCGCAAGGCCCGCGCCCTCGGTCTCACGCGCAAGCCCTGGGTCAAGACCTCGCTCGCCCCCGGCTCCAAGGTCGTCACGGAGTACTACAACCGTGCCAACCTCACCGAGGACCTCGAAGCCCTCGGCTTCCACACCGTCGGCTATGGCTGCACGACGTGCATCGGAAACTCCGGCCCCCTTCCCACCGAGATCGAAGCCGCGATCAAGCAGGGCGACGTCGTCGTCGCCTCGGTCCTCTCCGGCAACCGCAACTTCGAGGGCCGCGTCCACTCCAACGTCAAGGCCAACTACCTCGCCAGCCCGCCCCTCGTCGTCGCCTACGCCATCGCGGGCTCCGTCGCCATCGACCTCGCCACCGAGCCCCTCGGCACCAGCAAGGACGGCAAGCCCGTCTACCTCAAGGACATCTGGCCCACCCACAAGGAAGTCCAGGACCTGAAGGCCATGTGCGTCACGCCCGAGCAGTTCCGCTCGCAATACGCCAACGTCTTCACCGGCAATCCCCAGTGGAACCAGGTCCCCGTCTCCAAGAGCGACCTCTACACCTGGAAGGCCTCCAGCTCCTACATCCAGAACCCGCCCTTCTTCGAGACCCTCACCGCCCAGCCCACGCCCCCCAAGCCCATCAAGGGCGCGAAGGTCCTCGTCTACGTCGGCGACTCCGTCACCACCGACCACATCTCCCCCGCCGGCGACATCGCCGAGGCCTCGCCCGCCGGTGACTACCTGAAGTCGCTGGGGATACCCAAGCCCGAGTTCAACTCCTACGGCGCACGCCGCGGCAACGACCGCGTCATGACCCGCGGCACCTTCGCCAACGTCCGCGTCAAGAACAAGCTCACCGCCGATGGCTCCGGCAAGCCCAAAGAAGGCGGCTGGACCCGCGACATGAGCGCCAAGGGCGGCGGCGTCGCGAATGGCAAGATCGACTGGATCTACAACGCCTCCCTCAACTACAAGGCCGAGGGCACGCCGCTCATCGTCCTCGCCGGCAAGGACTACGGCATGGGCTCCTCGCGCGACTGGGCGGCCAAGGGCACGCTGCTCCTCGGCGTCCGCGCCGTGATCTCCGAATCCTTCGAGCGCATCCACCGCTCCAACCTCGTCGGCATGGGCGTCCTCCCCCTCTGCTTCATGGAGGGCGAGTCCGCCTCCTCGCACGGCCTCACCGGCGCGGAGACCTTCGACATCAATCTGCCCGTGAATGCCGAAGGACTCGTCGAGCCGCGCTGCGAGGTGCCTATCACCGCGACCCGCGCCGACGGGGGCAAGATCCAGTTCACCGCCCGCTGCCGCATCGACACCCCCGTCGAGGCCGAGTACTACCGCAACGGCGGCGTCCTCCAGACCGTCCTCCGCCGCCTGTTGAACGAGAGCAACAAGCCGGCGATGGTGTGA
- a CDS encoding alpha/beta hydrolase fold domain-containing protein codes for MPRHATLIAILLVSLSAGMCAAQGGPRPALEMLRDHLMLAPADRAPLSEEFFADLPISVRDAGPAIDALWNDALQRAREANRPEWEAKAITIGARTMKFEWRTFGEPRADPLAGDVRGRSLFLSMHGGGNAPPEVNERQWQNQIRLYQPAEGVYLAPRAPTDTWNLWHEAHIDAFFDRIIADAVAFEGVDPDRVYLMGYSAGGDGVYQLAPRMADRFAAAAMMAGHPNEAQPLNLRNLPFAIHMGANDSAYDRNKVAAAWGAKLDELHASDPDGYVHVTKLHEGKGHWMDREDAEAVAWMSGFVRKPWPKRVVWRQDDVTHPRLYWLGLPEDARITGAMLAARFEEINDEQVITIEAAEGFGERDSIEVTLFLHDDLVNLDRRIVVMHGERVLYHGIVYRTIRAMAAGLEGRADRRLIPSATLRVTVPLRP; via the coding sequence ATGCCCAGGCACGCCACGCTCATCGCGATCCTTCTGGTCTCTCTCAGCGCGGGCATGTGCGCTGCGCAGGGCGGGCCTCGTCCCGCGCTGGAGATGCTGCGCGATCACTTGATGCTCGCGCCCGCGGATCGTGCCCCGCTCTCTGAGGAGTTCTTCGCCGATCTTCCGATTTCCGTGCGCGATGCGGGACCCGCGATCGACGCCCTCTGGAACGATGCCTTGCAGCGGGCGCGCGAGGCGAACCGACCCGAGTGGGAGGCGAAGGCGATCACAATCGGCGCGCGGACCATGAAGTTCGAGTGGCGCACATTCGGCGAGCCGCGGGCCGACCCTCTGGCCGGCGATGTGCGCGGGCGCTCGCTCTTTCTCTCGATGCACGGCGGGGGCAACGCTCCGCCCGAGGTGAACGAGCGTCAATGGCAGAACCAGATCCGGCTCTACCAACCCGCCGAGGGCGTCTATCTCGCGCCACGCGCCCCCACCGACACATGGAACCTCTGGCACGAAGCGCACATCGATGCCTTCTTTGATCGCATCATCGCCGATGCAGTCGCCTTCGAGGGTGTCGATCCCGATCGCGTGTATCTCATGGGATACTCGGCCGGAGGCGACGGCGTGTACCAACTGGCCCCGCGCATGGCGGACCGCTTCGCCGCGGCGGCGATGATGGCCGGTCATCCCAACGAGGCCCAGCCCCTGAACCTGCGCAACCTTCCTTTCGCGATCCACATGGGCGCCAACGACAGCGCGTACGACCGCAACAAGGTCGCCGCGGCGTGGGGCGCGAAGCTCGATGAGTTGCACGCCTCGGACCCGGATGGGTATGTCCACGTCACGAAACTCCACGAGGGCAAGGGCCACTGGATGGACCGCGAGGATGCGGAGGCGGTGGCGTGGATGAGCGGGTTTGTGCGGAAGCCGTGGCCGAAGCGCGTGGTGTGGCGTCAGGACGATGTGACGCATCCGCGCCTGTACTGGCTGGGGCTGCCCGAAGACGCTCGCATCACGGGCGCGATGCTCGCGGCACGCTTTGAAGAGATCAACGATGAGCAGGTGATCACGATCGAGGCGGCCGAGGGATTCGGCGAGCGCGATTCGATCGAGGTCACGCTCTTTCTGCACGACGACCTTGTGAACCTCGATCGCAGGATCGTGGTGATGCACGGCGAGCGCGTGCTCTACCACGGCATCGTGTACCGCACGATCCGGGCGATGGCCGCCGGTCTTGAAGGGCGAGCGGATCGGCGGCTGATCCCGTCGGCGACGCTCCGCGTCACGGTGCCGCTCAGGCCCTGA